A stretch of the Luteimonas sp. JM171 genome encodes the following:
- a CDS encoding NAD(P)-dependent alcohol dehydrogenase has translation MTIKTLYIPPGGGFDNVTVETTQPVDPGRGEITVRLRASSLNYHDYGVVSGAMGPAERRIPMSDGAGEVIALGEGVEEFAVGDHVVSTFFPDWLDGAPPAEGFGRVPGDGIDGYAREQVTAPATAFTRAPRGWSHAEAATLTTAGLTAWTALFEHGALQPGQDVLVQGSGGVSIFALQFAKLAGARVIATSSSDAKLERMRELGADELINYRQDPEWGMTVRGLTGGRGVDHVIEVGGPATLPQSMLATRVGGHIAVIGVLTGIDSQLPLGLALARHLRLQAFVVGSRRQQQDMVRALEACTLRPVIDRHFALDNLVAAFRHQESGRHFGKIVIDI, from the coding sequence ATGACCATCAAAACCCTCTACATCCCCCCCGGCGGCGGCTTCGACAACGTCACCGTCGAAACCACCCAGCCCGTCGATCCCGGCCGCGGCGAGATCACCGTCCGCCTGCGCGCCAGCTCGCTCAACTACCACGACTACGGCGTGGTCAGCGGCGCGATGGGCCCGGCCGAGCGCCGCATCCCGATGTCCGACGGCGCCGGCGAGGTGATCGCGCTGGGCGAGGGCGTGGAGGAATTCGCCGTTGGCGACCACGTGGTCAGCACCTTCTTCCCGGACTGGCTGGACGGCGCGCCGCCGGCCGAGGGCTTCGGCCGCGTGCCGGGCGACGGCATCGACGGCTATGCGCGCGAGCAGGTGACGGCGCCGGCCACGGCCTTTACCCGCGCGCCGCGCGGCTGGAGCCACGCCGAGGCCGCCACGCTCACCACCGCCGGCCTGACCGCCTGGACGGCGCTGTTCGAACACGGTGCGCTGCAGCCGGGCCAGGACGTGCTGGTGCAGGGCAGCGGCGGCGTGTCGATCTTCGCGCTGCAGTTCGCGAAGCTGGCCGGTGCGCGGGTGATCGCGACCTCGTCCAGCGACGCCAAGCTCGAGCGGATGCGCGAACTGGGCGCCGACGAGCTGATCAACTACCGCCAGGATCCCGAGTGGGGCATGACCGTGCGCGGCCTGACCGGCGGTCGTGGCGTGGACCACGTGATCGAAGTGGGCGGCCCGGCGACCCTGCCGCAGTCGATGCTGGCGACCCGCGTGGGTGGCCACATCGCGGTGATCGGCGTGCTCACCGGGATCGACAGCCAGCTGCCGCTGGGCCTGGCGCTGGCGCGGCACCTGCGGCTGCAGGCCTTCGTGGTCGGCAGCCGCCGCCAGCAGCAGGACATGGTGCGCGCGCTGGAAGCCTGCACGCTGCGCCCGGTCATCGACCGCCACTTCGCGCTCGACAACCTGGTGGCCGCGTTCCGGCACCAGGAGAGCGGGCGGCACTTCGGCAAGATCGTGATTGATATCTGA
- a CDS encoding type IIL restriction-modification enzyme MmeI produces MHQAAIMEAAQGVLDARTLFPKSTLSELYDPLTMPSLLTKAHHGLNRAVDAAYIAAEKAAGRKSLKLTNDAERVAFLFQRYQAITSLLPATKAKRPSKRQLGS; encoded by the coding sequence ATGCATCAGGCCGCCATCATGGAGGCGGCACAGGGGGTGCTAGATGCGCGTACCCTGTTTCCGAAAAGCACCTTGTCGGAACTCTATGATCCGCTGACCATGCCTTCGTTGTTGACCAAGGCTCACCACGGCCTTAATCGCGCCGTAGACGCCGCGTACATCGCCGCCGAGAAAGCTGCCGGCCGCAAATCACTGAAGCTCACCAACGACGCCGAGCGCGTCGCCTTCCTGTTTCAACGCTATCAAGCAATCACTTCATTGCTGCCTGCGACGAAGGCAAAGAGGCCGAGCAAGCGGCAGCTGGGATCTTGA
- a CDS encoding RNA polymerase sigma factor, translating into MHPLWPQVEAFHPHLWRAVCGYELNPAMRDELLQEVLLAIWESLPRLREADRLLPFVLRIAHNLGASHVRAETRMASPVPFDEALHDVADPATANACARTQWLFEVLPTLPLKLRQVLMLQLEGFDYQEIADMLGISTENVGVRLHRARERLKSLSREEGIA; encoded by the coding sequence ATGCATCCACTCTGGCCACAAGTAGAAGCCTTCCACCCGCACCTGTGGCGTGCGGTGTGCGGCTATGAGCTCAACCCCGCCATGCGCGACGAGTTGTTGCAGGAAGTACTGCTGGCGATATGGGAAAGCCTGCCGCGGCTGCGCGAGGCAGACAGGCTGCTGCCTTTCGTATTGCGCATCGCGCACAACCTCGGCGCCAGCCATGTGCGCGCGGAAACGCGGATGGCGTCACCGGTTCCGTTCGACGAGGCACTGCATGACGTCGCCGACCCGGCCACGGCCAACGCCTGCGCCCGCACGCAATGGCTGTTCGAGGTGCTGCCGACGCTGCCACTCAAGCTGCGGCAGGTGCTGATGCTGCAGCTGGAAGGTTTCGACTATCAGGAGATCGCCGACATGCTGGGCATCAGCACGGAAAACGTGGGGGTGCGCCTGCATCGCGCCCGGGAACGACTAAAGTCCCTGTCCAGAGAGGAGGGCATCGCATGA
- the recD gene encoding exodeoxyribonuclease V subunit alpha, which translates to MSLLKALTSAGALRTLDHALAESLRRLDPDTPDAVLAAAALASLAVAEGHAGFDPAEPQRLIEAPIDWPAPDAWRQALEFSRWVACPQAGDAESPADALLVFEHGLVYLRRYREYERRLAEGLRRIGSATPHVAAEEGKAGQAQVPDHLAPLFARLFPDAASGEDMQSRAAAAALRHSLLLVTGGPGTGKTTTITRMLVLLAAQAREAGAAPPRIALAAPTGRAAERMAESVRHAVQALRALGVDEALCAQLPTAGTTLHRLLGTIPDSPTFRHHADNPLPFDVVVVDEASMIDLPLMAKLVEAVPDGARLVLLGDPDQLPSVEAGDVLAGILRAAEASKDSGNFPARHVHLTRGYRQSAGLDLAPLAAAVREGDAETALSLLRSGSLSGVHFHEGNADPLRTHRDELLAHWQPLAEVDDPAEALALANKLRILTAVREGPHGARSLNSRIEEMLTGARSGAPNASASRYFHGRLLLITENSYRHRLFNGDIGICLRGESGTLMAWFPGDDARAPRPFHPATLPAHDSAFAMTVHKAQGSEFDEVWLVLPERFSRVLSRELVYTGMTRARTVLSLAGSAVVLTAAMARHAERWSGLMKRLS; encoded by the coding sequence ATGAGCCTGCTCAAGGCCCTCACCAGCGCCGGCGCCCTGCGCACGCTCGACCACGCCCTGGCGGAAAGCCTGCGCCGGCTGGATCCGGACACGCCCGACGCGGTGCTCGCCGCCGCGGCCCTGGCCTCGCTGGCCGTGGCCGAAGGACACGCCGGCTTCGATCCCGCCGAGCCCCAGCGCCTCATCGAAGCCCCCATCGACTGGCCCGCGCCGGATGCCTGGCGACAGGCGCTGGAATTCTCGCGCTGGGTGGCCTGCCCGCAGGCCGGCGACGCCGAATCCCCGGCCGACGCCCTGCTGGTGTTCGAACACGGTCTGGTCTACCTGCGCCGCTACCGCGAATACGAGCGCCGCCTGGCCGAAGGCCTGCGCCGCATCGGCAGCGCCACCCCGCACGTGGCCGCGGAAGAGGGCAAAGCCGGCCAGGCCCAGGTGCCGGACCACCTCGCCCCCCTGTTCGCCCGGCTTTTCCCCGATGCCGCCAGCGGCGAGGACATGCAATCGCGCGCCGCCGCCGCCGCGCTCCGGCACAGCCTGCTGCTGGTCACCGGCGGCCCCGGTACCGGCAAGACCACCACCATCACCCGCATGCTGGTGCTGCTGGCCGCCCAGGCCCGCGAGGCCGGCGCCGCGCCGCCGCGCATCGCCCTGGCCGCGCCCACCGGCCGCGCCGCCGAGCGCATGGCCGAAAGCGTGCGCCACGCCGTGCAGGCGCTGCGCGCCCTGGGCGTGGACGAGGCCCTGTGCGCCCAGCTCCCCACCGCCGGCACCACCCTGCACCGCCTGCTCGGCACCATCCCCGACAGCCCCACGTTCCGGCACCACGCCGACAACCCGCTGCCGTTTGATGTGGTGGTGGTGGACGAAGCCTCCATGATCGACCTGCCGCTGATGGCGAAGCTCGTGGAGGCCGTGCCGGATGGGGCGCGACTGGTCCTCCTCGGCGACCCCGACCAGCTCCCCTCGGTGGAGGCAGGCGATGTGCTCGCCGGCATCCTTCGTGCCGCGGAGGCCAGCAAGGACAGCGGCAATTTCCCTGCTCGCCACGTCCACCTCACCCGCGGTTACCGGCAGAGCGCAGGACTCGACCTCGCTCCGCTCGCGGCTGCCGTACGCGAAGGTGATGCCGAAACCGCGCTCTCCTTGCTGCGGAGCGGCAGCCTCTCCGGCGTCCACTTCCACGAAGGCAATGCCGACCCACTGCGGACCCATCGCGACGAGCTGCTGGCGCACTGGCAGCCCCTGGCGGAAGTGGATGATCCGGCTGAAGCGCTTGCGCTGGCGAACAAGTTGCGCATTCTGACCGCGGTGCGCGAAGGACCCCACGGGGCGCGGAGCTTGAATTCGCGAATTGAGGAAATGCTCACCGGTGCTCGCAGTGGTGCCCCCAATGCCTCCGCGAGCCGCTACTTCCACGGCCGCCTCTTGCTGATAACAGAAAACAGCTACCGCCATCGCCTGTTCAACGGCGACATCGGCATTTGCCTGCGCGGTGAAAGCGGAACACTGATGGCTTGGTTCCCCGGCGACGATGCGCGCGCGCCGCGACCATTCCATCCGGCCACTCTGCCGGCACACGACAGTGCATTCGCGATGACGGTGCACAAGGCGCAGGGGAGCGAGTTTGACGAGGTGTGGTTGGTGTTGCCGGAGCGTTTCAGCCGCGTGCTGTCGCGGGAGCTGGTGTACACGGGGATGACGAGGGCACGGACCGTGTTGAGTTTGGCGGGAAGTGCGGTCGTCCTTACGGCTGCGATGGCACGGCATGCGGAACGATGGTCGGGTTTAATGAAACGGCTTAGCTGA
- a CDS encoding helix-turn-helix transcriptional regulator, translating to MKFEVDSPQDIGRLARAARRAQGLRQDDLAAIVGASHVSLMNLERGNANVGLGRTLDVLRELGVRVHLDVPPDVAGEVEKAMRGGHGQ from the coding sequence ATGAAATTCGAGGTTGATAGCCCGCAGGACATTGGCCGCCTGGCGCGGGCCGCCCGCCGCGCGCAGGGGCTGCGTCAGGATGACCTCGCCGCGATCGTCGGCGCCAGCCACGTTTCCCTGATGAACCTGGAGCGGGGCAACGCCAACGTAGGCTTGGGCCGGACGCTGGACGTGCTGCGCGAGCTGGGGGTCCGGGTCCACCTGGACGTGCCGCCGGATGTTGCAGGGGAGGTGGAGAAGGCCATGCGCGGCGGCCACGGGCAATGA
- a CDS encoding DUF4236 domain-containing protein yields the protein MRFRRRIRIAPGVRLNLSGSGVSISAGPRGASLTAGTKGLWGNLGIPGTGIYNRRKLSGRASSPGAGRVTRKEQEALLLDDFFASRPRLSAPAAGGPLELIDGDGNALSPLVQETAWKHLRAGLLEQLAERCDALKADIEGLGRLHEQTPPPEPVLQYRRNEFHQPEPAAPQEQPYHRLWKLLPWHRKQIDAVNDTAREEHSRIRKQWLSLRAAHDRAEEARRKQYRLRDQGSVPGIEEFISAHLATLQWPQDTAVDLKFDLDRKRAYLDVDFPEIEDLPEGIPEPAPRTRGVRIKKFSDAARRRLYAAHIHSVLLRLIGETFRTSELVHEVIASGYSQRPDPATGAIQDEYLISLKVPRSAWREIDFSNLEQVDPIEAIARFEHVRKMTKTGIFRRIDPME from the coding sequence ATGCGATTCCGTCGCAGGATCCGGATTGCGCCCGGCGTGCGGCTCAATCTTTCCGGCAGTGGGGTGAGCATTTCCGCCGGACCCAGAGGGGCTTCGCTGACCGCGGGCACGAAAGGCCTTTGGGGCAATCTCGGTATCCCAGGCACGGGGATCTACAACCGGAGGAAGCTCAGCGGAAGAGCCTCCTCTCCGGGAGCCGGGCGCGTCACCCGGAAGGAGCAGGAAGCCCTCTTACTTGATGACTTCTTTGCTTCCCGCCCACGTTTGAGTGCGCCAGCGGCCGGCGGACCGCTCGAGCTGATTGACGGGGACGGGAACGCGCTGTCTCCGCTCGTCCAGGAGACTGCCTGGAAGCATCTTCGTGCCGGACTGCTGGAGCAGCTGGCGGAACGCTGCGACGCCTTGAAGGCGGATATCGAGGGCCTGGGCCGTCTCCATGAGCAGACCCCGCCACCCGAACCGGTCCTGCAATACCGGCGAAACGAGTTTCATCAACCCGAACCGGCCGCACCCCAGGAGCAGCCCTATCACCGGCTCTGGAAGCTGCTGCCGTGGCACAGGAAGCAGATCGACGCGGTCAATGACACCGCCCGCGAGGAGCATTCCCGCATACGAAAACAATGGCTGAGTCTCCGTGCAGCGCATGATCGCGCGGAAGAAGCCCGACGAAAGCAGTACCGGCTACGCGATCAGGGCAGCGTCCCTGGGATCGAGGAATTCATCAGCGCGCATCTGGCCACGCTGCAATGGCCTCAGGACACCGCGGTGGACCTGAAGTTCGATCTGGACCGGAAGCGTGCGTATCTGGACGTGGACTTTCCGGAAATCGAAGACCTGCCGGAAGGGATCCCCGAACCTGCGCCCAGGACCCGAGGAGTGAGAATCAAGAAATTCAGCGATGCCGCCCGCCGCCGCTTGTACGCGGCTCACATCCACTCGGTTCTTCTCCGCTTGATAGGCGAGACATTCCGAACCAGTGAATTGGTGCATGAAGTGATTGCATCGGGCTACTCGCAACGACCGGATCCGGCGACCGGCGCCATCCAGGATGAGTACCTGATCAGCTTGAAGGTTCCGCGCTCGGCATGGCGCGAGATCGACTTTTCAAACTTGGAGCAGGTGGATCCAATAGAAGCGATTGCCAGGTTCGAGCACGTGCGGAAGATGACGAAGACCGGGATCTTCCGGCGGATCGATCCGATGGAATGA
- a CDS encoding amidohydrolase family protein — MRCPTLASLLLPATLCVLTPALASTQATDNALALDNVHIVEAEHNRVSGRRCVRIHGTRITSVTDAGDPVCLRGARTVELQGRYLTPGLIDMHAHLTLGPMEIKRERGRAVMQALPDDGIAEHNARRLVAFGVTTIRNPGGDLAAAARYEARLAKGELVGPESFNAGPVINNAELPGLATVARNAEEVEQVVHAQVEAGADWIKLYTGLSPELLKAGIDAAHRHGRPAVAHLESIAWPDALQMGLDGIVHLMPLSPDLLTPEQRTAWQATARGSTYSFFEWWEHFDPEGPQAEKLVAAYQQHRPVFDATLVAFHAAFVQDQDNAYKDDARRHAHPTLLAHWNEWFTFAIGWKPEDFQRARAVWPKVQRMAARLYATDARMTLGTDMSNPWIAPGISLHREMQLLAEAGVSNERLLLAATRNAADALGAGDRLGRIAAGFEADLLVLDANPLEDIQHTRDIHAVVLDGTFLTATALDQLKGE; from the coding sequence ATGCGATGCCCCACCCTGGCAAGCCTGCTACTCCCCGCCACCCTTTGCGTACTGACCCCTGCGCTGGCCAGCACCCAGGCCACCGACAACGCATTGGCGCTCGACAATGTGCACATTGTCGAGGCCGAACACAACCGCGTCAGCGGGCGCCGCTGCGTACGTATACACGGCACCCGCATCACCTCCGTCACCGATGCCGGCGACCCGGTCTGCCTCCGCGGTGCCCGCACCGTCGAACTGCAGGGCCGCTACCTGACGCCCGGCCTGATCGACATGCACGCGCACCTCACCTTGGGGCCGATGGAGATCAAGCGCGAACGCGGTCGCGCAGTCATGCAGGCCCTGCCCGATGACGGCATCGCCGAACACAACGCCCGGCGCCTGGTGGCATTCGGCGTCACCACCATTCGCAATCCCGGCGGCGACCTGGCAGCGGCGGCCCGCTACGAGGCGCGCCTGGCTAAAGGCGAACTGGTCGGCCCCGAGAGCTTCAATGCCGGCCCGGTCATCAACAACGCCGAACTGCCTGGCCTGGCCACCGTGGCGCGCAACGCCGAGGAGGTGGAGCAGGTGGTCCACGCTCAGGTCGAAGCCGGCGCCGACTGGATCAAGCTCTACACCGGTCTCTCCCCGGAACTGCTGAAGGCCGGCATCGACGCTGCGCACAGGCATGGCCGGCCCGCCGTCGCCCACCTGGAGAGCATTGCCTGGCCCGACGCGCTGCAGATGGGGCTGGACGGCATCGTCCACCTGATGCCGTTGAGCCCGGATCTGCTGACGCCGGAGCAGCGGACGGCCTGGCAAGCCACGGCCCGTGGCAGCACGTACTCGTTCTTCGAGTGGTGGGAACACTTCGATCCCGAAGGTCCGCAGGCCGAGAAGCTGGTGGCGGCCTACCAGCAGCACCGCCCGGTGTTCGACGCCACGCTCGTCGCCTTCCATGCCGCCTTCGTACAGGACCAGGACAACGCGTACAAGGACGACGCCCGCCGGCATGCCCACCCGACACTGCTGGCCCACTGGAACGAATGGTTCACCTTCGCCATCGGTTGGAAGCCCGAAGACTTCCAGCGCGCACGCGCCGTGTGGCCGAAGGTGCAGCGGATGGCGGCGCGGCTGTATGCCACCGATGCACGCATGACCCTGGGCACTGACATGAGCAACCCGTGGATCGCGCCGGGCATCAGCCTGCATCGCGAGATGCAGCTGCTGGCGGAGGCCGGCGTTTCCAACGAACGGCTGCTCCTGGCCGCGACGCGCAATGCCGCGGACGCACTGGGCGCCGGCGATCGCCTCGGGCGGATTGCCGCTGGTTTCGAAGCCGACCTGCTCGTGCTCGATGCCAACCCGCTGGAAGACATCCAGCACACCCGCGACATCCACGCCGTCGTGCTCGACGGCACGTTCCTCACCGCCACCGCACTCGATCAACTCAAGGGAGAATGA
- a CDS encoding OmpH family outer membrane protein, producing the protein MSSNENTGPVAGSVGSPPPEANDGIDLETVPGPLKGSVGFFQRRKRHFIVVVSVFVLGFLVNAVAGDLYERYKPWKDSDEEFIEKIIAAQKAEFESMNEYLAQIRGSLPTEGREAFRNLERSIAALERQSAGLVQQLNLAKQEIDTIATVAESRGGVGSGYDFILASNSSMDLAPGAVLGLEGVSQGGVRINLTSEGRSVATRRNLSSGESISFVGAGGSECFVSLMSLRQGQPGAASFKTGCSTGG; encoded by the coding sequence ATGAGCAGCAATGAAAACACCGGCCCGGTGGCCGGGAGTGTGGGCAGCCCGCCGCCGGAGGCCAATGACGGCATCGACCTTGAAACCGTGCCTGGGCCGCTGAAGGGCTCGGTCGGTTTCTTCCAGCGCCGCAAGCGGCACTTCATTGTGGTGGTGTCGGTGTTCGTGCTTGGGTTCCTCGTCAATGCAGTCGCAGGCGACCTCTACGAACGCTACAAGCCCTGGAAGGACAGCGACGAAGAGTTCATCGAAAAGATCATCGCGGCGCAGAAGGCCGAGTTCGAATCCATGAACGAATACCTGGCCCAGATCCGCGGGAGCTTGCCGACGGAAGGGCGCGAGGCGTTCCGCAACCTGGAGCGTTCGATCGCCGCTCTTGAGCGCCAGAGTGCGGGCCTGGTGCAGCAGCTCAACCTGGCCAAGCAGGAGATCGACACCATAGCCACGGTCGCCGAGTCGCGAGGTGGCGTCGGTTCAGGCTACGACTTCATCCTGGCAAGCAACAGCAGCATGGACTTGGCGCCAGGTGCGGTGTTGGGGTTGGAGGGCGTGAGCCAAGGCGGCGTGCGGATCAACCTCACCTCCGAGGGCCGCAGCGTGGCAACCCGCCGGAATCTCTCCAGCGGTGAGTCGATCAGTTTCGTCGGCGCCGGCGGCAGCGAGTGCTTCGTGTCCCTGATGTCGCTGCGCCAAGGTCAGCCTGGCGCAGCGTCGTTCAAGACTGGATGCAGCACCGGCGGTTGA
- a CDS encoding class I SAM-dependent DNA methyltransferase, whose protein sequence is MPLSWNEIKDRALRFSREWADETDEHAEAKSFWDGFFNIFGVSRRRVANFEKRVKKLDGRDGYIDLLWKGVLLIEHKSRGKDLVRAHTQARDYFHGLKDAELPRYLLVSDFANFRLYDLEGDEEPVEFPLEELHKHVRLFGFIAGYQPRAFKEQDPVNVQAAERMGRLHDALRNAGYEGHALEVLLVRLLFCLFADDTGIFPRHAFHDLIDQRTSEDGANVGMWLAQLFQALNRTPEQRQRSLDAQLAEFPYVNGKLFEEPLPIAAFDSKMRQLLLEASGLDWSRISPAIFGSMFQSVMDAKARRNLGAHYTSEKNILKLIGPLFLDELSAELERIGNHEGKLKSFHVKLANLRFLDPACGCGNFLVIAYRELRMLELEVLRRLFARQGSVLTRVADHVAVDVDQFYGIEIEEFPAQIAQVAMWLMDHQMNLRVAEMFGEYFARLPLVKAPTIVHGNALRIDWNDVVPADRLSYILGNPPFVGAKLMSAEQRADLVAIAGSLKGSGLLDFVTAWYLKAVPYMRQGLPSTCRCAFVSTNSITQGEQVGVLWGEMLLNGARIYFAHRTFQWNNEARGVAAVHCVIIGFALAEITPKRLFDYEDIRGEPLESRPGNINPYLVDAPDILLPNRRSPICPVPELGIGNKPIDGGYYLLTAEERKDLVDK, encoded by the coding sequence ATGCCGCTGAGCTGGAACGAGATCAAGGACCGCGCCCTGCGCTTCTCGCGCGAATGGGCGGACGAGACCGACGAGCACGCCGAGGCCAAGAGCTTCTGGGACGGCTTCTTCAACATCTTCGGCGTCTCCCGGCGGCGGGTGGCCAACTTCGAGAAGCGGGTAAAGAAGCTCGACGGCCGGGACGGCTACATCGACCTGCTTTGGAAGGGCGTATTGCTGATCGAGCACAAGTCCCGCGGCAAGGATCTCGTGCGTGCCCACACGCAGGCCCGCGATTACTTCCACGGTCTCAAGGACGCCGAGCTGCCGCGCTACCTGCTGGTTTCCGACTTCGCCAATTTCCGTCTCTACGACCTGGAAGGTGACGAGGAGCCGGTCGAGTTCCCGCTGGAGGAGCTGCACAAGCACGTGCGCCTGTTCGGCTTCATCGCCGGTTACCAGCCACGCGCGTTCAAGGAACAGGATCCCGTTAACGTGCAGGCCGCCGAGCGCATGGGCCGCCTGCACGACGCGTTGCGCAACGCCGGCTACGAGGGCCACGCGCTGGAAGTGTTGCTGGTACGGCTGTTGTTCTGCCTCTTTGCCGACGACACCGGCATCTTCCCCCGCCATGCCTTCCACGACCTGATCGACCAGCGCACCAGTGAAGACGGTGCCAACGTGGGCATGTGGCTGGCACAGCTGTTCCAAGCCCTCAACCGCACCCCCGAGCAGCGCCAGAGATCGCTCGACGCGCAGCTCGCCGAGTTCCCCTACGTCAACGGCAAGCTGTTCGAAGAGCCGCTGCCAATTGCCGCCTTCGATTCCAAGATGCGGCAACTGCTGCTCGAAGCCTCCGGCTTGGACTGGAGCCGCATCAGCCCGGCGATCTTCGGTTCCATGTTCCAGTCGGTGATGGACGCCAAGGCCAGGCGCAACCTGGGCGCGCACTACACCAGCGAGAAAAACATCCTCAAGCTGATTGGCCCGCTGTTCCTGGACGAGCTGAGCGCCGAGCTTGAGCGCATCGGCAACCACGAGGGCAAGCTCAAGAGCTTCCACGTGAAGCTGGCGAACCTGCGCTTCCTCGACCCGGCCTGTGGCTGCGGCAACTTCCTGGTCATCGCCTACCGCGAACTCCGGATGCTGGAGCTGGAGGTGCTGCGGCGCCTGTTCGCCCGCCAGGGCAGCGTGCTGACCCGCGTGGCCGACCACGTGGCCGTGGACGTGGACCAGTTCTACGGCATCGAGATCGAGGAGTTCCCGGCCCAGATCGCCCAAGTGGCCATGTGGCTGATGGACCACCAGATGAACCTGCGCGTGGCCGAGATGTTCGGCGAGTACTTTGCGCGGCTGCCGCTGGTGAAGGCGCCGACGATTGTGCATGGGAATGCGTTGCGGATTGACTGGAATGATGTGGTGCCGGCGGACAGGTTGAGCTACATCCTCGGAAACCCGCCATTTGTCGGGGCCAAGCTGATGTCGGCCGAGCAGCGCGCGGATCTGGTGGCGATTGCGGGCTCGCTGAAAGGCTCAGGCCTGCTGGATTTCGTCACCGCCTGGTACCTCAAAGCCGTGCCGTACATGCGCCAAGGCTTACCCAGCACTTGCCGCTGCGCCTTCGTATCAACCAACTCGATTACCCAAGGGGAGCAGGTCGGCGTGTTGTGGGGCGAGATGCTCCTGAACGGCGCACGGATCTACTTTGCGCATCGGACCTTCCAATGGAACAACGAAGCGCGGGGCGTGGCTGCCGTCCACTGCGTGATCATTGGCTTCGCTCTTGCCGAAATTACGCCCAAGCGCCTATTCGACTACGAGGACATCCGCGGCGAGCCATTGGAAAGCCGCCCTGGCAACATCAATCCGTACCTTGTCGATGCACCCGACATCCTGCTGCCCAACCGGCGAAGCCCAATTTGCCCTGTCCCTGAACTAGGGATCGGCAATAAGCCGATCGACGGTGGATACTATCTGCTAACTGCCGAGGAGCGTAAGGACCTTGTCGACAAGTAA
- a CDS encoding HipA domain-containing protein, translating to MSTPPPPRRLEVWLEERKVGELREQGNLWAFEYAADWRESGFDLAPALPRAEGGIVDGASLRPVQWFFDNLLPEEGARRLLAEDAGVDPADAFGLLQHYGPESAGALSLLAPGQALPAPGLQPLPDEVLSARIRALPCSPLGAGAPKRMSLAGAQHKLAVVLHEGRLWEPVGSAASTHILKPDHERADDYPHSAANEWFCMSLAAACGLSVPAVGLRQVPEAVYMVRRFDRAGDGLEARRLYALDACQALSLDAVFKYREATTERLLQLVDLCRRPAATRVALLRWQIFNLLIGNGDAHLKNLSLLMGPGTGDMQLAPHYDLLSTAVYRAPDWGGGELVFPMGHARTFGAVRRADVVAFGAAIGVPEQATLRQLDRLVADAPMHGRRLLEECEQRGAVPVQAGETRLLRQIVFGVMEDAVRALRR from the coding sequence ATGTCCACGCCACCACCGCCCCGTCGCCTCGAGGTCTGGCTGGAAGAGCGCAAGGTGGGCGAACTGCGGGAGCAGGGCAACCTGTGGGCGTTCGAGTATGCGGCGGACTGGCGGGAGTCCGGCTTCGACCTTGCCCCCGCCCTGCCGCGCGCCGAGGGCGGTATCGTCGACGGTGCCAGCCTGCGGCCGGTGCAGTGGTTCTTCGACAATCTGCTGCCGGAAGAAGGGGCGCGGCGCCTGCTGGCCGAGGACGCGGGAGTCGATCCCGCGGATGCATTCGGCCTGTTGCAGCACTACGGGCCGGAGTCGGCGGGCGCGCTCAGCCTGTTGGCTCCCGGCCAGGCCCTGCCGGCCCCGGGTCTCCAGCCGCTGCCGGACGAGGTCCTTTCCGCCCGTATCCGCGCCCTGCCCTGCTCCCCGCTGGGAGCCGGTGCGCCCAAGCGCATGTCGCTGGCAGGCGCGCAGCACAAGCTTGCGGTGGTGTTGCACGAAGGCCGTCTGTGGGAGCCGGTGGGCAGCGCCGCCTCCACCCACATCCTCAAGCCCGACCACGAGCGCGCGGACGACTATCCGCACAGCGCTGCAAACGAGTGGTTCTGCATGTCTTTGGCGGCCGCCTGCGGCCTGTCCGTGCCGGCGGTCGGGCTGCGCCAGGTCCCCGAAGCGGTGTACATGGTGCGGCGCTTCGACCGCGCGGGCGATGGTCTGGAGGCCCGTCGGCTCTACGCGCTGGATGCGTGCCAGGCGCTGTCGCTTGACGCGGTGTTCAAGTACCGCGAAGCCACCACGGAGCGCCTGCTTCAGCTCGTGGACCTGTGTCGCCGCCCCGCGGCCACGCGCGTCGCGCTGCTGCGCTGGCAGATTTTCAACCTGCTGATCGGCAACGGCGACGCCCATCTCAAGAACCTCAGCTTGCTGATGGGCCCAGGTACCGGTGACATGCAGTTGGCACCGCACTACGACTTGCTCAGCACCGCGGTGTACCGCGCCCCGGATTGGGGAGGTGGCGAGTTGGTGTTCCCGATGGGTCATGCGCGGACTTTCGGCGCGGTACGCCGCGCCGATGTCGTGGCGTTCGGTGCCGCGATTGGTGTTCCGGAGCAGGCCACGCTGCGCCAGCTCGACCGGCTGGTTGCTGATGCCCCGATGCACGGGCGAAGACTGCTGGAGGAGTGCGAACAGCGGGGCGCTGTCCCGGTGCAGGCCGGCGAGACGCGGTTGCTGCGGCAGATCGTGTTCGGGGTGATGGAAGATGCGGTGCGGGCGCTGCGCCGTTGA